ATCAAGGGCCGATGCCGGTTCATCCATGAGCAGCACTTCCGGTTCCACAGCAAGGGCGCGAGCGATGCAAAGACGCTGCTGCTGTCCTCCTGAAAGACCGAGAGCCGAAGAATGGAGCCTGTCTTTTACTTCCGACCATAATGCTCCGCCTTTAAGGCTTTCTTCCACTTTCTGCGCTATATATTCTTTATCACTTACCCCGTTCACTCTGAGTCCGTAGGCAACATTCTCAAAAATGGATTTAGGAAAGGGGTTCGGTTTCTGAAAAACCATTCCTACTCTGCGTCTTAAAGAAACAACATCAAGACTCTGAGCATAAATATCTTCTTCATCAAGAGTTAGCCGACCGTCAACTCTTGTTCCCGGGATAAGATCATTCATTCTGTTAAGACATCTTAAAAAAGTACTTTTCCCGCATCCTGAAGGTCCGATAAGGGCGGTAACCCGGTTTTCTTCAAACTCCATGGCAATATTTTCCAGAGCTTTGAAGTCTCCGTAGTAAAAATCAAGATCTTCAGATTTTATTTTAACAGCCTGACCCATTTTAGTTTTACTCCGTATTTTCCTTTGCGCGAAACTATGAACAAAAAATCTGGCGGGCCAAAGCTTGAAACCCGCCTAAAATACAGCTCCGCAGCTGAGTTGATTACTTTCTAGGTCAAGGCCGTTACATTTAAATGTCCCGATTGTTACAATTAAGCAACACGCCTATAATTCATACAACCGGGTATAATTATTATTCCAACAGCATAATCCATATT
The sequence above is drawn from the Maridesulfovibrio bastinii DSM 16055 genome and encodes:
- the pstB gene encoding phosphate ABC transporter ATP-binding protein PstB — its product is MGQAVKIKSEDLDFYYGDFKALENIAMEFEENRVTALIGPSGCGKSTFLRCLNRMNDLIPGTRVDGRLTLDEEDIYAQSLDVVSLRRRVGMVFQKPNPFPKSIFENVAYGLRVNGVSDKEYIAQKVEESLKGGALWSEVKDRLHSSALGLSGGQQQRLCIARALAVEPEVLLMDEPASALDPIATQKIEDLIHELKKKFTIIIVTHSMQQAARVSDQTAFFYMGKLIEMDKTETMFTKPKNKQTEDYITGRFG